A section of the Acanthopagrus latus isolate v.2019 chromosome 20, fAcaLat1.1, whole genome shotgun sequence genome encodes:
- the wnt3 gene encoding proto-oncogene Wnt-3 isoform X1, giving the protein MPSVAEGVKLGIQECQHQFRGRRWNCTTIKDNLAIFGPVLDKATRESAFVHAIASAGVAFAVTRSCAEGTSTMCGCDSHHKGPPGEGWKWGGCSEDAEFGVLVSREFADARENRPDARSAMNRHNNEAGRTTILDHMHLRCKCHGLSGSCEVKTCWWAQPDFRMLGDYLKDKYDSASEMVVEKHRESRGWVETLRVKYNFFKHPTERDLVYYEGSPNFCEPNPETGSFGTRDRACNVSSHGIEGCDLLCCGRGHNTRTEKRKEKCHCIFHWCCYVSCQECVRVYDVHTCK; this is encoded by the exons ATGCCCAGCGTTGCCGAAGGTGTCAAGCTGGGGATCCAGGAGTGCCAGCACCAGTTCAGGGGCCGACGATGGAACTGCACCACCATCAAGGACAACCTGGCCATCTTTGGGCCTGTGCTCGACAAAG CAACCAGAGAGTCAGCGTTCGTCCATGCCATAGCATCAGCGGGCGTGGCGTTTGCAGTGACGCGCTCCTGCGCCGAGGGCACATCCACGATGTGCGGCTGTGATTCCCACCACAAGGGGCCTCCAGGGGAGGGCTGGAAGTGGGGCGGCTGCAGCGAGGACGCAGAGTTTGGGGTGTTGGTGTCCAGGGAGTTCGCCGACGCCAGAGAGAATCGTCCGGATGCCCGCTCAGCGATGAACCGACACAACAACGAGGCAGGACGCACG ACCATCCTGGACCACATGCACCTGCGCTGCAAGTGTCACGGCCTGTCAGGAAGCTGCGAGGTGAAGACGTGCTGGTGGGCGCAGCCCGACTTCCGCATGCTGGGCGACTACCTGAAGGACAAGTACGACAGCGCCTcggagatggtggtggagaaGCACCGCGAGTCCCGGGGCTGGGTGGAGACGCTGCGGGTCAAGTACAACTTCTTCAAACACCCCACGGAGCGCGACCTGGTCTACTACGAGGGCTCGCCCAACTTCTGTGAGCCCAACCCGGAGACCGGCTCCTTCGGGACGCGCGACCGGGCCTGCAACGTGTCGTCGCACGGCATCGAGGGCTGCGACCTGCTGTGCTGCGGCCGCGGCCACAACACCCGGACTGAGAAACGCAAGGAGAAGTGCCACTGCATCTTCCACTGGTGCTGCTACGTCAGCTGTCAGGAGTGTGTGCGCGTCTACGACGTCCACACGTGCAAGTGA
- the wnt3 gene encoding proto-oncogene Wnt-3 isoform X2, whose amino-acid sequence MDLYLIGYLMCVWLSSSRVLGGYPIWWSLALGQQYSSLGSQPILCGSIPGLVPKQLRFCRNYIEIMPSVAEGVKLGIQECQHQFRGRRWNCTTIKDNLAIFGPVLDKATRESAFVHAIASAGVAFAVTRSCAEGTSTMCGCDSHHKGPPGEGWKWGGCSEDAEFGVLVSREFADARENRPDARSAMNRHNNEAGRTTILDHMHLRCKCHGLSGSCEVKTCWWAQPDFRMLGDYLKDKYDSASEMVVEKHRESRGWVETLRVKYNFFKHPTERDLVYYEGSPNFCEPNPETGSFGTRDRACNVSSHGIEGCDLLCCGRGHNTRTEKRKEKCHCIFHWCCYVSCQECVRVYDVHTCK is encoded by the exons ATGGATTTGTATCTGATTGGatatttgatgtgtgtgtggttgtccAGCTCACGGGTGCTTGGAGGCTATCCCATCTGGTG gtCCCTGGCCCTCGGGCAGCAGTACTCGTCTCTGGGGTCACAACCCATCCTGTGTGGCTCTATCCCCGGCCTGGTGCCCAAGCAGCTGCGCTTCTGTCGCAACTACATTGAGATCATGCCCAGCGTTGCCGAAGGTGTCAAGCTGGGGATCCAGGAGTGCCAGCACCAGTTCAGGGGCCGACGATGGAACTGCACCACCATCAAGGACAACCTGGCCATCTTTGGGCCTGTGCTCGACAAAG CAACCAGAGAGTCAGCGTTCGTCCATGCCATAGCATCAGCGGGCGTGGCGTTTGCAGTGACGCGCTCCTGCGCCGAGGGCACATCCACGATGTGCGGCTGTGATTCCCACCACAAGGGGCCTCCAGGGGAGGGCTGGAAGTGGGGCGGCTGCAGCGAGGACGCAGAGTTTGGGGTGTTGGTGTCCAGGGAGTTCGCCGACGCCAGAGAGAATCGTCCGGATGCCCGCTCAGCGATGAACCGACACAACAACGAGGCAGGACGCACG ACCATCCTGGACCACATGCACCTGCGCTGCAAGTGTCACGGCCTGTCAGGAAGCTGCGAGGTGAAGACGTGCTGGTGGGCGCAGCCCGACTTCCGCATGCTGGGCGACTACCTGAAGGACAAGTACGACAGCGCCTcggagatggtggtggagaaGCACCGCGAGTCCCGGGGCTGGGTGGAGACGCTGCGGGTCAAGTACAACTTCTTCAAACACCCCACGGAGCGCGACCTGGTCTACTACGAGGGCTCGCCCAACTTCTGTGAGCCCAACCCGGAGACCGGCTCCTTCGGGACGCGCGACCGGGCCTGCAACGTGTCGTCGCACGGCATCGAGGGCTGCGACCTGCTGTGCTGCGGCCGCGGCCACAACACCCGGACTGAGAAACGCAAGGAGAAGTGCCACTGCATCTTCCACTGGTGCTGCTACGTCAGCTGTCAGGAGTGTGTGCGCGTCTACGACGTCCACACGTGCAAGTGA